A genomic region of Streptosporangium lutulentum contains the following coding sequences:
- a CDS encoding lectin-like domain-containing protein produces MATLTATVAGIALVAPTPPASAAELYSELYAEGFHGASTPAGLWKSSSPESGRAPCLTAAVSPAPPGSLPACAEGPYDRAGRGALRLTDGTGPETASLLLARKIPTGRGLTVEFDMYMWGGRKYTDGNGSRAGDGISFYVVDAARKQATAGEPGGALGYRGLTGAFAGVGFDQFGNFSNPRWAGAGGPAGCPATGGNVCARPNSVVVRGSESAGYAYAAGSRLNHPLDTPEAGTRKYARRHVLVGIGADSRMDVLIRHHNDGPYETVISKLDLRRLPGQSALPDNVRIGFASSTGYATSVHEISNVEIRTRDADLVLRTGYGGPLTAGGTGTSFLDADAAPGYGWIDQPTEVTYHLPSGLTPTTASGDGWTCDTSGQWVTCDTSEEAAPGTSLPRITVLMNVAADASGTLTASGRAVQVTADPDAEIDPLNNTVAGTVTVAPAGPATGTATGPVACLGEGCPTL; encoded by the coding sequence ATGGCGACCCTCACGGCGACCGTCGCGGGCATCGCCCTCGTGGCCCCGACCCCGCCGGCCTCCGCGGCGGAGCTCTATTCGGAGCTTTACGCGGAGGGGTTCCACGGCGCGTCGACACCGGCCGGACTCTGGAAGTCGAGCAGTCCGGAAAGCGGCCGCGCACCGTGCCTCACCGCCGCCGTCTCGCCGGCGCCTCCCGGCTCTCTCCCGGCCTGCGCCGAGGGTCCGTACGACCGCGCGGGCAGGGGCGCCCTCCGGCTCACCGACGGCACCGGACCTGAGACCGCCTCGCTCCTGCTCGCCAGGAAGATCCCGACCGGCCGCGGTCTGACGGTCGAGTTCGACATGTACATGTGGGGCGGGAGGAAGTACACCGACGGCAACGGCTCCCGGGCCGGTGACGGCATCTCGTTCTACGTCGTGGACGCCGCACGCAAGCAGGCCACGGCCGGCGAGCCCGGCGGCGCGCTCGGTTACAGGGGCCTGACCGGCGCGTTCGCCGGCGTCGGCTTCGACCAGTTCGGCAACTTCTCCAACCCGCGCTGGGCGGGCGCCGGCGGCCCGGCGGGCTGCCCGGCGACGGGGGGCAACGTCTGCGCCAGGCCCAACAGCGTCGTGGTCCGAGGTTCGGAGTCCGCGGGCTACGCCTACGCGGCCGGCAGCCGGCTCAACCACCCGCTGGACACGCCGGAGGCGGGCACCCGCAAATACGCCAGGCGGCACGTCCTGGTCGGCATCGGCGCCGACAGCCGCATGGACGTCCTCATCCGTCATCACAACGACGGGCCGTACGAGACCGTGATCTCGAAACTCGACCTCAGAAGGCTGCCGGGCCAGAGCGCGCTGCCGGACAACGTCAGGATCGGGTTCGCCTCCTCCACCGGCTACGCGACCTCCGTCCACGAGATCTCCAACGTGGAGATCCGCACCCGTGACGCCGACCTGGTCCTCCGGACCGGATACGGCGGCCCGCTCACGGCGGGCGGCACCGGCACGTCCTTCCTCGACGCCGACGCCGCTCCCGGCTACGGCTGGATCGACCAGCCGACCGAGGTCACCTACCACCTCCCCTCGGGCCTGACCCCCACGACGGCCTCGGGCGACGGCTGGACGTGTGACACCTCGGGCCAGTGGGTCACCTGTGACACCTCCGAAGAGGCCGCCCCCGGCACCTCGCTGCCGCGAATCACCGTGCTCATGAACGTGGCGGCGGACGCCTCGGGCACGCTGACCGCCTCGGGCAGGGCCGTTCAGGTCACGGCGGATCCCGACGCCGAGATCGACCCCCTGAACAACACCGTCGCCGGCACGGTCACAGTCGCGCCCGCCGGCCCGGCCACCGGCACGGCCACCGGCCCGGTCGCCTGCCTGGGAGAAGGCTGTCCCACCCTCTAG
- a CDS encoding alkaline phosphatase family protein, with protein MKPLIPAYGAASLADLSSSLLAAVGVRGENPLDLAPAERVVLFLVDGMGAELLRAHPQTAPFLSAQQGGVLTAGFPATTVTSLGSLGTGVPPGEHGMLGYQLAVPGAGHLLNCLRWTTPGPPVDPDVWQPTPTVYERAAAAGVPISYVGPAKFETSGFNRAVYRGVKFVGADTIDERVEGVRRALAEPRAHVSVYYGDLDSTGHVTGWGTEAWLAQLATVDLMAERLAATLPPGAAMYVTADHGMVNVTERVDVDAILALREGVALLGGDTRARHVYAAPGAAGAVLDIWRDILAGTAWVVSRQEAVESGWFGPRVRPEWLPRIGDVLAVPYTDCAIVASVAEPIEATFIGCHGSLTPAEQYVPLLEVSTR; from the coding sequence GTGAAGCCCCTGATCCCCGCGTACGGCGCGGCCTCGCTCGCGGACCTGTCCTCCTCGTTGCTCGCCGCGGTCGGGGTGAGAGGGGAGAACCCCCTGGATCTCGCCCCGGCCGAGCGGGTCGTGCTGTTCCTCGTCGACGGCATGGGCGCCGAACTGCTCCGCGCCCACCCGCAGACGGCGCCGTTCCTGTCCGCGCAGCAGGGCGGGGTGCTCACCGCGGGCTTCCCGGCCACCACCGTGACCAGCCTGGGCTCGCTCGGCACCGGCGTGCCCCCCGGCGAGCACGGCATGCTCGGCTACCAGCTCGCGGTGCCCGGCGCCGGGCACCTGCTCAACTGCCTGCGCTGGACCACCCCGGGCCCGCCGGTCGATCCCGACGTGTGGCAGCCCACCCCGACCGTCTACGAGCGCGCCGCGGCGGCCGGAGTCCCCATCAGCTACGTCGGCCCCGCCAAGTTCGAGACCAGCGGATTCAACCGGGCCGTCTACCGCGGCGTGAAGTTCGTCGGCGCCGACACGATCGACGAGCGGGTCGAGGGAGTCCGCCGGGCGCTGGCCGAGCCCCGCGCCCACGTGTCGGTCTACTACGGCGATCTCGACTCCACGGGCCACGTGACCGGCTGGGGCACCGAGGCGTGGCTCGCCCAGCTCGCCACGGTCGACCTCATGGCCGAGCGACTGGCCGCCACACTCCCGCCCGGCGCGGCGATGTACGTCACCGCCGACCACGGCATGGTCAACGTCACCGAGCGGGTCGACGTCGACGCCATCCTCGCGCTGCGCGAGGGTGTCGCGCTGCTCGGCGGTGACACCAGGGCCCGGCACGTCTACGCCGCTCCCGGCGCCGCCGGTGCCGTCCTCGACATCTGGCGCGACATCCTGGCCGGAACGGCGTGGGTGGTCTCCCGGCAGGAGGCGGTCGAGTCCGGCTGGTTCGGGCCGCGGGTCCGTCCCGAATGGCTGCCCAGGATCGGCGACGTCCTCGCCGTGCCGTACACCGACTGCGCCATCGTCGCCTCGGTCGCCGAACCGATCGAGGCGACGTTCATCGGCTGTCACGGCTCGCTGACCCCCGCCGAGCAGTACGTTCCCTTGCTGGAGGTAAGCACCAGATGA
- a CDS encoding carbohydrate kinase family protein, whose product MTRVVVVGDLMTDAVARARYPLARASDTPAIVTMHGGGSGANIASWLAVEGTEVAFIGRRGADITGRNRDMELMGYGVDARLVMDPERPTGTCVVLVTHKGERTMLSDPGANAALSPEDLPRDLFSQAGHLHLSGYTLINEGSRDAGLAALDMARRAGMSVSVDCSSSAPLERTGAEPFLEWTQSAKLLFANVDQAKVLTGRDDPSAAAKVLTAWFPQVVIKLNDEGALWYTNNRPEPITVPAKTVERVVDGTGAGDAFTAGFLPPWLGGKPPAEALANGCHLASRAISHLGARPRL is encoded by the coding sequence ATGACGCGGGTGGTCGTGGTGGGCGATCTCATGACCGACGCGGTCGCGCGGGCTCGCTACCCGCTGGCCAGAGCCAGCGACACACCGGCGATCGTCACCATGCACGGCGGTGGTTCGGGGGCCAACATCGCCTCCTGGCTTGCCGTCGAGGGCACCGAAGTGGCTTTCATCGGACGTCGCGGCGCCGATATCACCGGGCGTAACCGCGACATGGAGCTGATGGGCTACGGCGTCGACGCCCGCCTCGTCATGGATCCCGAGCGGCCGACCGGCACCTGCGTGGTGCTCGTCACCCACAAGGGCGAGCGCACCATGCTGTCCGACCCGGGCGCGAACGCGGCGCTGTCCCCCGAGGACCTGCCCCGCGACCTGTTCTCCCAGGCCGGTCACCTGCACCTGTCGGGCTACACCCTGATCAACGAGGGCTCTCGCGACGCGGGTCTCGCCGCCCTGGACATGGCCCGCCGCGCCGGGATGTCCGTCTCGGTCGACTGCTCCTCCTCCGCTCCCCTGGAGCGCACCGGGGCCGAGCCGTTCCTCGAATGGACCCAGAGCGCCAAGCTGCTGTTCGCCAACGTCGACCAGGCCAAGGTCCTGACCGGCCGCGACGATCCGTCCGCCGCGGCGAAGGTCCTCACCGCCTGGTTCCCTCAGGTCGTCATCAAGCTCAACGACGAGGGCGCGCTGTGGTACACCAACAACCGTCCCGAGCCGATCACGGTTCCCGCCAAGACCGTTGAGCGTGTGGTCGACGGCACCGGCGCCGGCGACGCCTTCACCGCGGGCTTCCTTCCCCCGTGGCTCGGCGGCAAGCCCCCGGCGGAAGCCCTCGCCAACGGCTGTCACCTGGCCTCCAGGGCCATCTCCCACCTGGGTGCCCGCCCCCGCCTCTGA
- a CDS encoding CHAT domain-containing protein yields the protein MAPDDAIAAAEHAMDLSGSDPARARALARGVLDSVPSTGPHREAAAVAHRALAVAARELGDLPLAEEHLHRAVSVAVSANLPHRAAQARLSLVHVRTELGHPEQALALAADAEPHLTPVEVAKLDVHRAVALGRLGRHREAAEHCDRAVDLLGEDARFLAGAMLNRGLARAFLGEFEAAETDLTRCAELARAAGLDHVLTLAEGNLPFLAARRGDLLTAFTAYRRAESSLFGYPERLATMRCDLAEALIAAHLPGEARVLLDLAVPELIAAGAEVALSEARLLRARVELRTGDPRRARESAALAAAGLAAQGRTTLTPLAVEILLRARLMLEPPSGELLAEMLACVDALAAAGHSNASAALRFTSAEVSLQLGDLAAADDQLGRLACRGRGVVTRQATALRRALAGDRRGAFAAVRSGLAEVGAAAKAFENPMVRAHAVREGEPLAELGLALALETGRGRTLLAWTERWRAVVGGTGQPVAPDLDELRAALGDRVLVEFVRHGDELVAVAVTPDRVVLRRLGPFTAVAEATVRLRYGLRRTHLLDGRASEPAGEAAELERLLFGPLRERRSRSAGRGDPLGDRPLVIVPTGTLHTLPWPLLPMNADRPVTVAASAATWLAGSRTRAVPNGRIVAVAGPELRYAEAEARMVGVCHPGTERVVARRAEVTEALDRAEIAHLATHGVFSPRSPLLSSIHLDDGPLMAYDLLRLRTPPRLVVLSACDAGMAHAPADGAPLGLAGTFLSLGSQCVVASLVPVRDEETLALMTVFHGLLAAGHPPAQALTMASAKTRTAGFVCFGYGGQPMATGREGSATQLDQDPT from the coding sequence GTGGCTCCCGACGACGCGATCGCGGCCGCCGAGCACGCGATGGACCTCTCCGGCAGCGATCCGGCGCGGGCCCGGGCACTCGCCCGCGGCGTGCTCGACTCCGTGCCCTCGACCGGCCCTCACCGTGAGGCCGCGGCGGTGGCGCACCGGGCCCTGGCGGTGGCCGCCCGCGAGCTGGGCGACCTGCCGCTGGCCGAGGAGCACCTGCACCGGGCCGTGAGCGTCGCGGTCTCCGCGAACCTGCCCCACCGCGCCGCCCAGGCACGGCTGTCGCTGGTCCACGTCCGCACCGAGCTCGGCCACCCCGAGCAGGCCCTGGCCCTCGCCGCGGACGCCGAACCCCATCTCACCCCCGTCGAGGTGGCCAAGCTCGACGTTCACCGGGCGGTGGCCCTGGGCAGGCTCGGCCGCCACCGCGAGGCCGCCGAGCACTGTGACCGCGCCGTGGACCTCCTCGGCGAGGACGCCCGGTTCCTGGCCGGAGCGATGCTGAACCGGGGGCTCGCCCGGGCCTTCCTCGGGGAGTTCGAGGCCGCCGAGACGGACCTCACCCGATGCGCGGAGCTGGCGAGGGCGGCGGGCCTGGACCACGTGCTCACGCTCGCCGAGGGCAACCTGCCGTTTCTGGCGGCGCGGCGCGGCGACCTGCTCACCGCGTTCACCGCCTACCGGCGCGCGGAGAGCAGCCTGTTCGGCTATCCGGAACGGCTGGCCACGATGCGCTGCGACCTGGCCGAGGCGCTGATCGCCGCTCACCTGCCCGGTGAGGCGCGGGTGCTGCTCGACCTCGCGGTGCCCGAGCTGATCGCGGCGGGCGCGGAGGTGGCCCTGTCGGAGGCCCGTCTCCTGCGTGCCCGGGTCGAGCTGCGCACCGGCGACCCGCGCCGCGCCCGGGAGAGCGCGGCGCTGGCCGCGGCCGGACTGGCCGCCCAGGGCCGGACGACCCTGACTCCGCTCGCCGTCGAGATCCTGCTGCGGGCCCGGCTCATGCTGGAACCGCCGTCCGGGGAGCTGCTCGCCGAGATGCTCGCGTGCGTGGACGCCCTCGCCGCCGCGGGCCATTCGAACGCGTCGGCGGCGCTCAGGTTCACCTCCGCCGAGGTCTCCCTCCAGCTGGGCGACCTCGCCGCCGCGGACGACCAGCTCGGCCGTCTCGCCTGCCGCGGCCGGGGCGTGGTGACCCGTCAGGCGACGGCGCTGCGGCGGGCGCTGGCGGGAGACCGGCGCGGGGCGTTCGCGGCGGTGCGGTCCGGGCTCGCGGAGGTGGGCGCCGCGGCGAAGGCGTTCGAGAACCCGATGGTGCGCGCGCACGCCGTCAGGGAAGGCGAGCCGCTGGCCGAACTGGGGCTGGCCCTCGCCCTGGAGACCGGGCGGGGCCGTACGCTCCTGGCCTGGACCGAGCGGTGGCGGGCGGTCGTCGGAGGCACCGGGCAGCCGGTCGCACCCGACCTGGACGAGCTTCGGGCCGCGCTCGGGGACCGGGTCCTGGTGGAGTTCGTCCGTCACGGCGACGAGCTGGTCGCGGTGGCGGTCACCCCCGATCGCGTCGTGCTCCGCCGTCTGGGTCCTTTCACGGCCGTCGCCGAGGCCACGGTCCGCCTCCGGTACGGCCTGCGCAGGACGCACCTGCTCGACGGGAGGGCGTCCGAACCGGCCGGAGAGGCGGCGGAGCTGGAGCGGTTGCTCTTCGGCCCGCTGCGCGAGCGGCGGAGCCGTTCCGCCGGCCGTGGCGACCCGCTGGGCGACCGGCCACTGGTGATCGTGCCGACGGGAACGCTGCACACCCTGCCCTGGCCCCTCCTGCCGATGAACGCCGACCGTCCGGTGACCGTGGCCGCCAGCGCCGCGACCTGGCTGGCCGGATCCCGGACGCGGGCCGTGCCGAACGGGAGGATCGTGGCGGTGGCGGGTCCCGAGCTGCGATACGCCGAGGCCGAGGCGCGCATGGTCGGCGTGTGCCACCCGGGGACGGAACGGGTGGTGGCGCGGCGCGCGGAGGTGACCGAGGCGCTCGACCGAGCCGAGATCGCGCACCTGGCCACCCACGGGGTGTTCTCCCCTCGCAGCCCGCTGCTGTCCAGCATCCACCTCGACGACGGCCCGCTGATGGCCTATGACCTGCTGCGGCTGCGCACGCCGCCCCGGCTGGTGGTGCTGTCCGCGTGCGACGCGGGGATGGCGCACGCCCCCGCGGACGGGGCCCCGCTGGGGCTGGCGGGCACGTTCCTGTCGCTCGGGTCGCAGTGCGTGGTGGCCAGCCTGGTGCCGGTGCGTGATGAGGAGACCCTGGCCCTGATGACGGTCTTCCACGGGCTGCTGGCCGCCGGGCACCCTCCCGCCCAGGCCCTGACCATGGCGAGCGCGAAGACCAGGACGGCCGGTTTCGTCTGCTTCGGGTACGGAGGTCAGCCGATGGCGACCGGCCGCGAGGGGTCGGCCACCCAGTTGGACCAGGATCCGACGTAG
- a CDS encoding RNA polymerase sigma factor: MSDQHTVDAALTGDQAAWDVLVARFTGLLWSAVRAYGLSPADSADAVQGTWLRLVESLHTIRDPDRIGPWLFTTAKREALLLSRRNRGERLIADPGDAEHARFDPADAGHVHSDPALTVLTADEGRRLWQAVEEMHEPCRSLFRLMATAPDAGVHQLAGRLDMPSGSYGPTRGRCLNRLRTMLTAREATP; the protein is encoded by the coding sequence GTGAGTGACCAGCACACGGTCGACGCCGCGCTGACAGGCGATCAGGCGGCCTGGGACGTGCTGGTCGCCCGGTTCACGGGTCTGCTGTGGTCGGCGGTCCGCGCCTACGGCCTGAGCCCGGCGGACTCCGCCGACGCGGTGCAGGGAACCTGGCTGCGGCTGGTCGAGAGCCTGCACACCATCCGTGACCCGGACCGGATCGGTCCCTGGCTGTTCACCACGGCCAAGCGCGAGGCGCTCCTCCTGAGCAGGCGGAACCGGGGCGAGCGGTTGATCGCCGACCCCGGCGACGCCGAGCATGCTCGCTTCGACCCTGCCGACGCCGGGCATGTCCACTCCGATCCGGCGCTCACCGTGCTGACCGCCGACGAGGGCCGCCGCCTGTGGCAGGCCGTCGAGGAGATGCACGAGCCGTGCCGGTCGCTGTTCCGGCTGATGGCCACGGCCCCCGACGCGGGCGTCCATCAGCTGGCCGGGCGCCTGGACATGCCCAGCGGCAGCTACGGCCCCACCCGGGGCCGCTGCCTGAATCGATTACGCACCATGCTCACCGCCCGGGAGGCGACACCGTGA
- a CDS encoding DUF5998 family protein, which produces MRETRLSAAGLRDAIDRSGYYPDLVADAVESALGKEQVGAYVVHHEATFDPAMEVRRHVTVLVLSPTRLLVCHTDEHPPVEGVSASHASTTTEAVRLSRIQSVAVTRVVPDPASYVPGVPPTEVTLTIGWGAISHVDLEPATCGDENCEADHGYTGAITADDLSLRVSEAADGPEAVSHVLAFAKALSEATARAAS; this is translated from the coding sequence ATGAGGGAAACCCGACTCTCGGCCGCCGGCCTGCGTGACGCCATCGACCGCAGTGGCTACTATCCGGACCTGGTCGCCGACGCCGTCGAATCCGCGTTGGGCAAGGAGCAAGTGGGCGCCTACGTGGTGCACCACGAGGCCACCTTCGACCCGGCCATGGAAGTGCGCAGACACGTCACCGTGCTGGTGCTCTCGCCCACTCGGCTGCTCGTCTGCCACACCGACGAGCATCCGCCCGTGGAGGGGGTCTCGGCGTCCCACGCGTCCACGACCACCGAGGCCGTGCGCCTCAGCCGGATCCAGTCGGTCGCGGTCACCCGCGTCGTCCCCGATCCGGCCTCCTACGTGCCGGGCGTGCCGCCCACGGAGGTCACGCTCACCATCGGCTGGGGAGCCATCTCCCACGTCGATCTGGAACCGGCGACCTGCGGCGACGAGAACTGCGAGGCCGACCACGGATACACCGGCGCCATCACGGCCGACGACCTCTCCCTGCGGGTGAGCGAGGCGGCCGACGGACCAGAGGCCGTCTCCCACGTGCTGGCCTTCGCCAAGGCGCTGTCGGAGGCCACCGCCCGCGCCGCGTCGTGA
- a CDS encoding sulfurtransferase, producing MSPLITPSELAGLPEATILDVRWKLGGPPGIDAYREEHIPGAVFCDLEADLAAPPGPRGRHPLPSAESFQEAARRLGVSGSRTVVVYDGADSSAAARAWWTLRYFGHPDVRVLDGGLRAWISQGLPLSKGEEDAAPGDFVARPGGMPVLDAARAMKLAADGVLLDARAAERYRGEVEPIDPVAGHIPGAVSAPTGDNVDPSGRFHLPDFLRERFNTLGAVRGVEVGAYCGSGVTAAHEVLALEVAGIPAALYVGSWSNWVADPSRPVAIG from the coding sequence ATGAGCCCGCTGATCACCCCTTCCGAACTGGCCGGCCTGCCCGAGGCGACGATCCTTGACGTGCGGTGGAAGCTCGGCGGGCCGCCCGGGATCGACGCCTACCGCGAGGAGCACATCCCCGGCGCGGTCTTCTGCGATCTCGAGGCCGACCTCGCCGCCCCGCCGGGACCTCGGGGCCGCCACCCCCTGCCCTCCGCCGAGTCCTTCCAGGAGGCGGCGCGCCGCCTCGGGGTGTCCGGCTCCCGGACCGTCGTCGTCTACGACGGAGCCGACTCCAGCGCCGCCGCCCGTGCCTGGTGGACCCTGCGTTACTTCGGCCACCCCGACGTCCGGGTCCTCGACGGCGGGCTGCGCGCATGGATCTCGCAGGGCCTGCCGCTCTCCAAGGGCGAGGAGGACGCGGCGCCCGGTGACTTCGTCGCGCGACCGGGTGGGATGCCGGTGCTCGACGCGGCGCGGGCCATGAAGCTCGCCGCCGACGGGGTGCTGCTGGACGCCCGCGCCGCCGAGCGTTACCGGGGCGAGGTCGAGCCGATCGACCCCGTCGCCGGTCACATCCCCGGCGCGGTGAGCGCCCCCACCGGCGACAACGTCGATCCGTCCGGGCGCTTTCATCTGCCCGACTTCCTCCGCGAACGGTTCAACACCCTCGGCGCGGTTCGCGGCGTGGAGGTCGGCGCCTACTGCGGCTCCGGGGTGACGGCCGCCCACGAGGTGCTGGCTCTGGAGGTGGCCGGCATTCCGGCCGCCCTCTACGTCGGATCCTGGTCCAACTGGGTGGCCGACCCCTCGCGGCCGGTCGCCATCGGCTGA
- a CDS encoding bifunctional acetate--CoA ligase family protein/GNAT family N-acetyltransferase: protein MGFASTLGSVEATQYPAHWEADVVLSDGGTAHVRPIRPADADRLRSFYSRLSDESIYFRFFGPRPRLSDREITWFTNVDYVDRVALIATIGTEMVAVIRYDRIEPGEAEVAFLVEDAHQGRGVASVLLEHLAATARERGISRFVADVLPANQKMMAVLKQVGYTAQSRFADGVVRMTLDLAPTDTAQEVTTSREHRAESRSIERLLSPGSVAVVGAGREPGGVGQTVLRNLLGADFTGPVYPVHREARAVAGVRAYPSVTAIDGEVDLAVLAVPADGVIDVVKECAEKGVRGLIVVSSGFGETGPEGRDRQDELVRIARAYGLRVVGPNCLGIANTDPAVRLNATLAATVPGRGRVGFFSQSGALGTALLQRVAQRGMGISSFVSAGNRADVSGNDLLQYWEEDPQTDVILLYLESLGNPRKFARLARRISRRKPIVVVKSGGTTQGVPIGHAAPVLRLPDSVLSSLFEQAGVIRVDDLIQQFDVAQLLAYQPLPAGPRVGLVSNSDALALLAVDACVSVGLEPEPPVNLGARAGAAEFGTALASLIPDVDAVIAIYMPPIPGGAAEVAAELLRVSQDCGKPVLATFEGQIGMPRELRVGAAPEKGSIPSYAAPEEAVRALAHVVRHARWLERPAGAREQIEGVDTAAARRLVAARLDEVPAEIDASELLACYGLTVWPAEVVDSPEEAVAAAERLGRPVVLKAADPEAAKRAGTVRLGLSGADGVRGAFADLTRQLGPGAALAVQRMVPQPAVPTVIRVLEDPGFGAVVSFGLGEVTARLLRDEAYRLAPLTRQDAAALVRSPRAAPLLFGEYGYPPVAVEALEDLLIRLGQLAEDLPEVVRIDLDPVLVGKSEVIVLGARAVLSSPRRPRPDGGPRRLG, encoded by the coding sequence ATGGGATTCGCGTCTACTCTCGGGTCTGTGGAGGCTACTCAGTATCCCGCTCACTGGGAGGCGGACGTCGTCCTATCGGACGGCGGTACCGCTCATGTACGCCCGATTCGGCCCGCCGACGCCGACCGGTTGCGTTCCTTCTACTCCCGGCTGTCCGACGAGTCGATCTACTTCCGTTTCTTCGGGCCGAGACCTCGGCTCTCGGATCGGGAGATCACCTGGTTCACCAACGTCGACTACGTGGACCGGGTCGCGCTCATCGCGACGATCGGCACGGAGATGGTGGCGGTGATCCGCTACGACCGGATCGAGCCGGGAGAGGCGGAGGTGGCCTTTCTCGTCGAGGACGCGCACCAGGGCCGGGGGGTCGCCTCGGTTCTGCTGGAACATCTGGCCGCGACCGCCAGGGAACGGGGGATCTCCCGGTTCGTCGCCGACGTGCTGCCCGCGAACCAGAAGATGATGGCCGTCCTCAAACAGGTCGGCTACACCGCGCAGAGCCGTTTCGCCGACGGAGTGGTCCGGATGACCCTCGACCTCGCCCCGACCGACACCGCACAGGAGGTGACCACCTCCCGCGAGCACCGGGCCGAGTCCCGCTCGATCGAGCGACTGCTCTCCCCGGGGTCGGTGGCGGTCGTCGGAGCGGGCCGGGAGCCGGGCGGCGTCGGCCAGACCGTGCTGCGCAACCTGCTCGGCGCCGACTTCACCGGTCCCGTCTACCCCGTGCACCGCGAGGCCCGGGCCGTCGCGGGGGTGCGGGCCTACCCGAGCGTGACGGCCATCGACGGCGAGGTGGACCTCGCCGTGCTCGCCGTACCCGCCGACGGGGTGATCGACGTGGTGAAGGAGTGCGCGGAGAAGGGGGTGCGCGGGCTGATCGTGGTCTCCTCGGGGTTCGGCGAGACGGGCCCCGAGGGGCGGGACAGGCAGGACGAGCTGGTCCGCATCGCCCGTGCGTACGGCCTGCGCGTCGTCGGCCCGAACTGCCTGGGCATCGCCAACACCGACCCGGCGGTGCGGCTGAACGCCACGCTCGCCGCGACCGTCCCCGGGCGCGGGCGGGTGGGCTTCTTCAGCCAGTCCGGCGCGCTGGGCACCGCGCTGCTGCAGCGGGTGGCCCAGCGCGGGATGGGCATCTCCTCGTTCGTGTCGGCGGGCAACCGGGCCGACGTCTCGGGCAACGACCTGCTCCAGTACTGGGAGGAGGATCCGCAGACCGACGTGATCCTGCTCTACCTGGAGTCGCTGGGAAACCCCCGCAAGTTCGCCCGCCTCGCGCGGCGGATCTCACGGCGCAAGCCGATCGTGGTCGTCAAGAGCGGCGGCACCACCCAGGGGGTGCCCATCGGCCACGCCGCACCCGTGCTGCGCCTGCCGGACAGCGTGCTCAGCTCGTTGTTCGAGCAGGCCGGGGTGATCAGGGTCGACGACCTGATCCAGCAGTTCGACGTGGCCCAGCTCCTGGCCTACCAGCCGCTGCCCGCCGGGCCCAGGGTCGGTTTGGTGAGCAACTCCGACGCGCTGGCGCTGCTCGCGGTGGACGCCTGCGTGAGCGTGGGGCTGGAGCCCGAGCCGCCGGTCAACCTCGGCGCGCGGGCGGGAGCCGCGGAGTTCGGCACGGCCCTGGCCTCGCTGATCCCGGACGTCGACGCGGTGATCGCGATCTACATGCCGCCCATCCCCGGCGGGGCCGCCGAGGTCGCCGCCGAGTTGCTGAGGGTCTCCCAAGACTGCGGCAAGCCGGTGCTGGCCACCTTCGAGGGGCAGATCGGCATGCCGCGGGAGCTGCGGGTCGGCGCCGCCCCCGAGAAGGGGTCGATCCCCTCCTACGCGGCGCCGGAGGAGGCGGTCCGGGCGCTGGCCCACGTCGTACGGCACGCCCGCTGGCTGGAGCGGCCCGCGGGAGCGCGAGAGCAGATCGAGGGCGTCGACACCGCCGCGGCACGGCGGCTGGTGGCGGCGAGGCTGGACGAGGTCCCCGCCGAGATCGACGCCTCCGAGCTGCTCGCCTGTTACGGGCTGACGGTGTGGCCCGCCGAGGTGGTGGACTCGCCCGAGGAGGCCGTCGCGGCGGCTGAACGGCTGGGCCGGCCGGTGGTGCTGAAGGCCGCCGATCCCGAGGCGGCCAAGCGGGCGGGGACCGTGCGCCTGGGGCTCTCCGGCGCGGACGGGGTGCGTGGCGCCTTCGCCGATCTGACGCGGCAGCTCGGGCCCGGCGCGGCGCTCGCGGTGCAGCGGATGGTCCCGCAGCCCGCGGTGCCGACCGTGATCAGGGTTCTGGAGGATCCCGGGTTCGGCGCGGTGGTGTCCTTCGGGCTGGGCGAGGTCACCGCGCGGCTGCTGCGCGACGAGGCCTACCGCCTCGCCCCGCTGACCAGGCAGGACGCCGCGGCGCTGGTGAGGTCGCCGCGTGCCGCGCCGCTGCTCTTCGGCGAGTACGGTTACCCGCCGGTCGCGGTCGAGGCGCTGGAGGATCTGCTGATCCGCCTCGGGCAGCTGGCGGAGGACCTGCCCGAGGTGGTGAGGATCGACCTCGACCCGGTGCTGGTGGGGAAGTCCGAGGTGATCGTGCTGGGGGCGCGTGCCGTACTGAGCAGCCCTCGGAGGCCACGACCCGACGGCGGCCCGCGCCGCCTCGGCTAG